In a genomic window of Myxococcales bacterium:
- a CDS encoding RsmE family RNA methyltransferase — protein sequence MNLLLLDEPELVDGRVRLTDRRAAHLRAVLGVTVGQAVRAGVVGGGLGVAIVTTIDAAAVELTLDVTTLTPAAPPAPIALVLAVPRPKVLARTLEIAAAFGVARIELVNAWRVDKAYLGSPRLAPAELAAHVRLGAEQGVSTHLPPVQVHPRLMGFLDGAAPIASGGRGLCAHARGGVVIERAPGAATLPTTLAIGPEGGWIEREVETFAARGFTIVSLGDAVLRVEAAVAGALAQLALLARLAT from the coding sequence GTGAACCTGCTGCTCCTCGACGAGCCCGAGCTCGTCGACGGGCGGGTGCGGCTGACCGATCGGCGCGCGGCGCACCTGCGCGCGGTCCTGGGCGTGACGGTGGGGCAGGCGGTGCGCGCGGGGGTCGTCGGCGGCGGGCTCGGCGTGGCGATCGTGACCACGATCGACGCCGCGGCGGTCGAGCTGACGCTCGACGTGACCACGCTGACGCCGGCGGCGCCGCCGGCGCCGATCGCGCTGGTGCTGGCGGTGCCGCGGCCCAAGGTGCTGGCGCGCACGCTCGAGATCGCCGCGGCGTTCGGCGTCGCGCGCATCGAGCTGGTCAACGCGTGGCGGGTCGACAAGGCGTACCTCGGCTCGCCGCGGCTGGCGCCGGCCGAGCTGGCCGCGCACGTGCGCCTCGGCGCCGAGCAGGGCGTCTCGACCCACCTGCCGCCGGTGCAGGTGCACCCGCGGCTGATGGGCTTCCTCGACGGCGCGGCGCCGATCGCCTCGGGCGGCCGCGGCCTGTGCGCGCACGCGCGCGGCGGCGTCGTGATCGAGCGCGCGCCCGGCGCCGCGACCCTGCCGACCACACTGGCGATCGGCCCCGAGGGCGGCTGGATCGAGCGCGAGGTCGAGACCTTCGCCGCGCGCGGCTTCACGATCGTGTCGCTCGGCGACGCGGTCCTGCGGGTCGAGGCCGCGGTCGCCGGCGCGCTGGCGCAGCTCGCGCTGCTCGCGCGGCTGGCGACGTGA
- a CDS encoding DUF4139 domain-containing protein, whose protein sequence is MLAPYHVATWRGDTLELATDACVWQATGEDWRDVALTCSTARPSLGATPPMPVDDLLRVQAKGALVAAVREETIATTGLGAARALDQVPGVDDGGRVQALAAPAPATIVADGRPHRIRLGAWSSPVEAAHVAFPELAPAVIVRTRAVHAGAAPLLAGPVDLIRDGGYTGRTTILYVAPGERFELGWGADPALRVHRTHREKRDEAGLLGSWDQIRHRVAIRLSNLGAAARTITVTERVPVSELPDKVEVVLKAADAWQLEDDDGAIRDRTPRITARTVGDHGMVSWTVELPGRQRRAIAHEYVVKVHGSVQGL, encoded by the coding sequence GTGCTGGCGCCCTACCACGTCGCCACGTGGCGCGGCGACACGCTCGAGCTCGCCACCGACGCGTGCGTGTGGCAAGCCACCGGTGAGGACTGGCGCGACGTCGCGCTGACGTGCTCGACGGCGCGGCCGTCGCTGGGCGCGACCCCGCCGATGCCGGTCGACGATCTGCTGCGGGTCCAGGCCAAGGGCGCGCTGGTGGCGGCGGTCCGCGAGGAGACGATCGCGACCACCGGCCTGGGCGCGGCCCGCGCGCTCGATCAGGTCCCGGGCGTCGACGACGGCGGGCGGGTCCAGGCGCTCGCGGCGCCCGCGCCGGCGACGATCGTCGCCGACGGCCGCCCGCACCGCATCCGGCTGGGCGCGTGGTCGAGCCCGGTCGAGGCCGCGCACGTCGCGTTCCCGGAGCTGGCGCCCGCGGTGATCGTGCGGACCCGCGCGGTCCACGCCGGCGCGGCGCCGCTGCTGGCCGGGCCGGTCGATCTGATCCGCGACGGCGGCTACACCGGGCGCACGACGATCCTGTACGTGGCGCCGGGCGAGCGGTTCGAGCTGGGCTGGGGCGCCGATCCCGCGCTGCGCGTGCACCGCACCCACCGCGAGAAGCGCGACGAGGCCGGGCTGCTCGGCAGCTGGGATCAGATCCGCCACCGGGTCGCGATCCGGCTGTCGAACCTGGGCGCGGCCGCGCGCACGATCACCGTCACCGAGCGCGTCCCGGTGTCGGAGCTGCCCGACAAGGTCGAGGTCGTGCTCAAGGCCGCCGACGCGTGGCAGCTCGAGGACGACGACGGCGCGATCCGCGATCGCACGCCCCGGATCACCGCGCGCACGGTCGGCGATCACGGCATGGTGAGCTGGACGGTCGAGCTGCCCGGGCGCCAGCGCCGCGCGATCGCCCACGAGTACGTGGTCAAGGTGCACGGCTCGGTGCAGGGGCTGTGA
- a CDS encoding serine/threonine protein kinase, producing MTVEGTAARVRPRKPTLEMVPAGTRLGRYELLRRFAAGGMAELYLARVAGSGGFEKICVVKRILPQYASDPEFVRMFLDEARLTAAIRHGNVAQVFDMGECDDGLYFAMEYVHGVDLRLVLHTLASRDERLALEHVLTIGIGAAAGLHAAHERKDRDGRPLGIVHRDVTPSNLLLAFDGGVKLIDFGIAKATRRVTETRAGTLKGKIAYMSPEQCQGEPLDGRSDVFSLGIVLFEASTGTRLFANDNEYAAMRQIVDRDAPPPSSRRPDYPPALEAIVRKALARDRTRRYPSALALQLDLEDFAASAGLTTSNARLGRALRALLPARSAESVDELTVGLDAPRAPVLARGTDEQTALPLPAPEPTGSMQISISEGAPAVSAVSAVSAVSAEVAQLMAQHRRRQLMWVAVVAAIMSAAIAVALVLLLRPQAQRSAPAPAPAPAPAPAPAAAPAPAPAPAPAAAPAAVPAPVPVPDPDPAAAAVPDLVPVPDPDPAAAAVPDPAAAVVPDPAAAVVPDPAAAAAAAPAPASAPAATFTAPASRHRSSTRRTSRKAAPVWNPDSALPPR from the coding sequence GTGACCGTCGAGGGCACCGCGGCGCGGGTGCGGCCGCGCAAGCCGACGCTCGAGATGGTGCCGGCCGGGACCCGGCTCGGGCGCTACGAGCTGCTCCGTCGGTTCGCCGCCGGCGGCATGGCCGAGCTGTACCTGGCGCGGGTCGCCGGCTCGGGCGGGTTCGAGAAGATCTGCGTGGTCAAGCGCATCCTGCCGCAGTACGCGAGCGACCCCGAGTTCGTGCGGATGTTCCTCGACGAGGCCCGGCTCACCGCCGCGATCCGCCACGGCAACGTCGCGCAGGTGTTCGACATGGGCGAGTGCGACGACGGGCTGTACTTCGCGATGGAGTACGTCCACGGCGTCGATCTGCGGCTGGTCTTGCACACGCTGGCGAGCCGCGACGAGCGCCTGGCGCTCGAGCACGTGCTGACGATCGGGATCGGCGCGGCGGCCGGGCTGCACGCGGCCCACGAGCGCAAGGACAGGGACGGGCGGCCCCTCGGGATCGTCCACCGCGACGTGACGCCGTCGAACCTGCTCCTGGCGTTCGACGGCGGCGTGAAGCTGATCGACTTCGGGATCGCCAAGGCGACCCGGCGCGTGACCGAGACCCGCGCGGGCACGCTGAAGGGCAAGATCGCGTACATGTCGCCGGAGCAGTGTCAGGGCGAGCCGCTCGACGGCCGCTCCGACGTGTTCTCGCTGGGCATCGTGCTGTTCGAGGCGTCGACCGGCACCCGCCTGTTCGCGAACGACAACGAGTACGCGGCGATGCGGCAGATCGTCGATCGCGACGCGCCGCCGCCGTCGAGCCGTCGGCCCGACTATCCGCCGGCGCTCGAGGCGATCGTGCGCAAGGCGCTGGCCCGGGATCGCACGCGGCGGTACCCGTCGGCGCTGGCGCTGCAGCTCGATCTCGAGGACTTCGCGGCGTCGGCCGGGCTCACCACGTCGAACGCGCGGCTGGGACGGGCGCTGCGCGCGCTGCTGCCGGCGCGGTCGGCCGAGTCGGTCGACGAGCTGACGGTGGGCCTCGACGCGCCGCGGGCGCCGGTGCTGGCGCGCGGCACCGACGAGCAGACCGCGCTGCCGCTGCCGGCGCCGGAGCCGACCGGGTCGATGCAGATCTCGATCTCGGAGGGCGCTCCGGCGGTGTCGGCGGTGTCGGCGGTGTCGGCGGTGTCGGCGGAGGTCGCGCAGCTGATGGCCCAGCACCGCCGGCGACAGCTGATGTGGGTGGCGGTGGTCGCCGCGATCATGTCGGCGGCGATCGCCGTGGCGCTGGTGTTGCTGTTGCGTCCGCAGGCTCAGCGATCGGCTCCGGCTCCGGCTCCGGCTCCGGCTCCGGCTCCGGCTCCGGCTGCGGCTCCGGCTCCGGCTCCGGCTCCGGCTCCGGCTGCGGCTCCGGCTGCGGTTCCGGCTCCGGTTCCGGTTCCGGATCCGGATCCGGCTGCGGCTGCGGTTCCGGATCTAGTTCCGGTTCCGGATCCGGATCCCGCTGCGGCTGCGGTTCCGGATCCCGCTGCGGCTGTGGTTCCGGATCCCGCTGCGGCTGTGGTTCCGGATCCCGCTGCGGCTGCGGCTGCGGCCCCGGCTCCGGCTTCGGCGCCCGCTGCGACGTTCACCGCGCCCGCGTCGCGCCATCGCTCGTCGACACGCCGCACGTCGCGCAAGGCCGCGCCGGTGTGGAACCCCGACTCGGCGCTGCCCCCACGTTGA
- a CDS encoding class I SAM-dependent methyltransferase — protein sequence MTALADGARAAQMLGDRLAKNRRHLSKWAKRDGVSCWRWYDRDIPDVPVTIDEYEGALVVADCRRAGADEVLDPAWFDAVLAAIAAAAPAAEVHARARRRMTDRRETGVQYQRQADAGVWREVGEGGRRFHVNLSDYLDTGLFLDHRASRGQVGAAAAGRRVLNLFCYTGAFTVYAATGGAAATVSVDLSNTYLDWAADNLARNRVDLQHHALERADVAAWLAAYRGPRFDLIVCDPPTFSNSKKMHGTFDVLRDHVGLLASVARVAAPGAELWFSTNHRSFRLEDRALPGWEARETTRTTVPPDFGYSRPHRSWRFSAPPASGPAPSPRAPG from the coding sequence GTGACCGCGCTCGCCGACGGCGCCCGCGCCGCCCAGATGCTCGGCGACCGCCTGGCCAAGAACCGGCGCCACCTGAGCAAGTGGGCCAAGCGCGACGGCGTGAGCTGCTGGCGCTGGTACGACCGCGACATCCCCGACGTGCCGGTGACGATCGACGAGTACGAGGGCGCGCTGGTCGTGGCCGACTGTCGCCGGGCCGGCGCCGACGAGGTGCTCGACCCGGCCTGGTTCGACGCGGTGCTGGCGGCGATCGCCGCGGCCGCGCCCGCGGCCGAGGTCCACGCCCGCGCGCGCCGGCGCATGACCGATCGGCGCGAGACCGGCGTGCAGTACCAGCGCCAGGCCGACGCCGGCGTGTGGCGCGAGGTCGGGGAGGGCGGGCGCCGGTTCCACGTCAACCTGAGCGACTACCTCGACACCGGCCTGTTCCTCGACCACCGCGCCAGCCGCGGCCAGGTCGGCGCCGCCGCGGCCGGGCGCCGGGTGCTCAACCTGTTCTGCTACACCGGCGCGTTCACGGTCTACGCGGCCACCGGCGGCGCCGCCGCGACGGTGTCGGTCGATCTGTCGAACACCTACCTCGACTGGGCCGCCGACAACCTGGCGCGCAACCGGGTCGACCTGCAGCACCACGCGCTCGAGCGCGCCGACGTGGCGGCGTGGCTGGCCGCGTACCGCGGGCCCAGGTTCGACCTGATCGTGTGCGATCCACCGACGTTCTCGAACTCGAAGAAGATGCACGGCACGTTCGACGTGCTGCGGGATCACGTCGGGCTCCTGGCGTCGGTGGCGCGGGTCGCGGCGCCGGGCGCCGAGCTGTGGTTCTCGACCAACCACCGCTCGTTCCGGCTCGAGGACCGCGCGCTGCCGGGCTGGGAGGCGCGCGAGACCACGCGCACGACCGTGCCGCCGGACTTCGGCTACTCGCGCCCGCACCGGTCGTGGCGGTTCAGCGCGCCGCCGGCGTCCGGGCCTGCGCCATCGCCGCGCGCACCTGGGTGA
- a CDS encoding M28 family peptidase produces MQARARALVEQLCSPACAGRRPGTPGGDAARAIVLAALRAAGLDPGEQPVPGCGGANVLATIPGDVDRYVLVGAHFDHLGTIGRDVYHGADDNAAAVAVLVEVARALATERAGRGVIIAAFDGEEPPHFLTGGMGSRAFVDANRAVIDFMVCMDLVGHRFGPAEVPDEVGASLFALGAERSVGTCDLVASLKRAEPGVIVRPADAEIVPPLSDYEPFWARRIPFLFLTAGRSRVYHTPEDTPALLDDGKIAATARWLTRFVRATRTRAAPRFVDGRLHQGTLDEVDELVGALAAVAPEAALARAHIAQLRATCDRDGNLPAARQGDLGALIAMLEARLQ; encoded by the coding sequence ATGCAAGCCCGCGCGCGCGCCCTGGTCGAGCAGCTGTGCAGCCCCGCCTGCGCCGGGCGGCGCCCCGGCACCCCCGGCGGCGACGCGGCCCGGGCGATCGTGCTGGCGGCCCTGCGCGCGGCCGGGCTCGATCCGGGCGAGCAGCCGGTGCCAGGCTGCGGCGGCGCCAACGTGCTGGCGACGATCCCCGGCGACGTCGATCGCTACGTGCTGGTCGGCGCGCACTTCGACCACCTGGGCACGATCGGCCGCGACGTCTACCACGGCGCCGACGACAACGCCGCCGCGGTCGCGGTGCTGGTCGAGGTCGCGCGGGCGCTGGCCACCGAGCGCGCGGGCCGCGGCGTCATCATCGCCGCGTTCGACGGCGAGGAGCCGCCGCACTTCCTGACCGGGGGGATGGGCTCGCGCGCGTTCGTGGACGCGAACCGCGCCGTGATCGACTTCATGGTCTGCATGGATCTGGTCGGGCACCGGTTCGGCCCGGCCGAGGTGCCGGACGAGGTCGGGGCGTCGCTGTTCGCGCTGGGCGCCGAGCGCAGCGTCGGCACCTGCGACCTGGTGGCGTCGCTCAAGCGCGCCGAGCCCGGCGTGATCGTGCGCCCGGCCGACGCCGAGATCGTGCCGCCGCTGTCGGACTACGAGCCGTTCTGGGCCCGGCGCATCCCGTTCCTGTTCCTGACCGCCGGGAGGTCGCGCGTGTACCACACGCCCGAGGACACCCCGGCGTTGCTCGACGACGGCAAGATCGCGGCGACCGCGCGCTGGCTGACCCGGTTCGTCCGCGCGACCCGCACCCGGGCCGCGCCCCGGTTCGTCGACGGCCGGCTCCACCAGGGCACGCTCGACGAGGTCGACGAGCTGGTCGGCGCGCTGGCCGCGGTCGCGCCCGAGGCCGCGCTGGCGCGGGCCCACATCGCGCAGCTGCGGGCCACCTGTGACCGCGACGGCAACCTGCCGGCCGCGCGGCAGGGCGACCTCGGCGCGTTGATCGCGATGCTCGAGGCCCGCCTGCAGTGA
- a CDS encoding DUF4140 domain-containing protein — MTALELPITSVLVLEDRARVERRGAVELPAGASRLVVAGVAPVVADKTVVARGPGLEIVDVRVRRQVAPWREGGDDGRALAATITAQRAARARAEHDRAAHTARAEGERDAAGAIDAVSARAHLELAAAAAWGARADDADARLAALTTEARARHRAAAEARHAAAEAAALVARLDHQLAELERGAIRHTATIEIDVVAATAGAATLELAYVVPGACWRPTTSPRGAATRSSSPPTRACGKPPVRTGATSR, encoded by the coding sequence ATGACCGCGCTCGAGCTGCCGATCACGTCGGTGCTGGTGCTCGAGGATCGCGCGCGGGTCGAGCGGCGCGGCGCGGTCGAGCTGCCGGCCGGCGCCAGCCGCCTGGTCGTCGCCGGCGTCGCGCCGGTCGTGGCCGACAAGACCGTGGTCGCGCGCGGGCCCGGGCTCGAGATCGTCGACGTGCGCGTCCGCCGGCAGGTGGCGCCGTGGCGCGAGGGCGGCGACGACGGCCGCGCGCTGGCCGCGACGATCACCGCGCAGCGGGCCGCGCGCGCGCGCGCCGAGCACGACCGCGCCGCGCACACCGCCCGGGCCGAGGGCGAGCGCGACGCCGCGGGCGCGATCGACGCGGTCAGCGCCCGGGCGCACCTCGAGCTGGCCGCGGCGGCGGCCTGGGGCGCGCGCGCCGACGACGCCGACGCCCGGCTCGCGGCGCTGACGACCGAGGCCCGCGCCCGCCATCGGGCCGCGGCCGAGGCCCGCCACGCCGCGGCCGAGGCGGCGGCGCTGGTGGCGCGGCTCGATCACCAGCTGGCCGAGCTCGAGCGCGGCGCGATCCGCCACACCGCGACGATCGAGATCGACGTCGTGGCGGCGACCGCCGGCGCCGCGACGCTCGAGCTCGCGTACGTCGTGCCGGGCGCGTGCTGGCGCCCTACCACGTCGCCACGTGGCGCGGCGACACGCTCGAGCTCGCCACCGACGCGTGCGTGTGGCAAGCCACCGGTGAGGACTGGCGCGACGTCGCGCTGA
- a CDS encoding TetR/AcrR family transcriptional regulator C-terminal domain-containing protein translates to MPRPPLTREAILDAAVALLDQDGLPGLSMRRLGAALGVEAMSLYHHVPSKAALLDGIHERILLALPPPPRARTWQAFARHQAHALHAALRAHPHAVPLFATRPAATPAATARLERYLAVLVEAGFAPVDALSVIQLLAQLVVGHAMWTSEVGVVDVVGPPRARAPTRSSARSRAGIPIASWRSASTR, encoded by the coding sequence ATGCCGCGCCCGCCGCTCACCCGCGAGGCCATCCTCGACGCCGCCGTCGCGCTGCTCGACCAGGACGGCCTGCCCGGCCTGTCGATGCGCCGACTCGGCGCCGCGCTCGGGGTCGAGGCCATGTCGCTGTACCACCACGTCCCCAGCAAGGCCGCGCTGCTCGACGGCATCCACGAGCGGATCTTGCTGGCGCTGCCGCCGCCGCCGCGCGCGCGGACCTGGCAGGCCTTCGCCCGCCACCAGGCCCACGCGCTGCACGCGGCGCTGCGGGCCCATCCCCACGCGGTCCCGCTGTTCGCGACCCGCCCGGCCGCGACGCCGGCGGCGACCGCGCGCCTCGAGCGCTATCTGGCCGTGCTGGTCGAGGCCGGCTTCGCGCCGGTCGACGCCCTGTCGGTGATCCAGCTCCTGGCCCAGCTCGTGGTCGGCCACGCGATGTGGACGTCCGAGGTCGGCGTCGTCGACGTCGTCGGCCCGCCGCGCGCGCGCGCGCCGACACGCTCGAGCGCGCGATCGCGCGCTGGGATCCCGATCGCGAGCTGGCGCTCGGCGTCGACGCGTTGA
- a CDS encoding acyl-CoA dehydrogenase family protein produces MAFIQDPPQLGNTFASDRMLASFIDRSFEPAERAAVTGPLQQLGELAGGHFYRLALADRTNEPVHTPWDAWGNRIDHIEVSPLWREAAGLAAERGLVAAGYDRARGARARLEQFARVHVIGPSLDVYSCPLAMTDGAARTLLDSGNAALIERALPRLTSTDPTTAWTSGQWMTERTGGSDVGLSETVARQDADGTWRLTGTKWFTSATTAEMALTLGRPEGNPAGSAGLALYYVQVKDAAGRLAPGITVNRLKDKLGTRKVPTAELTLDGCVAILVGAPSGGVRAITPMLSLTRTWNAVSSVSGMRRALDLARDFATRRRAFGALLSAKPLHVDTLAGLEAEAAAAFMLAFRAVTVLGACEHGGDDASQQLLRALTPIAKLTTAKQAVAIASEAIESCGGAGYVEDTGLPRLLADAQVLPIWEGTTNVLSLDTLRALGKGGALETLTGDAAAHARTVTDPGLTPAVATAAAALAHAQRWLAATMARPDALEAGARRVALTLGRALELTYLAAHAQWCQDAGHAAAGFVAAATRRFARHGVDLIDDGDDHADARALTA; encoded by the coding sequence ATGGCGTTCATCCAGGACCCGCCGCAGCTCGGCAACACCTTCGCGAGCGATCGCATGCTCGCGTCGTTCATCGATCGCAGCTTCGAGCCGGCCGAGCGCGCCGCGGTCACCGGCCCGCTGCAGCAGCTCGGCGAGCTGGCCGGCGGTCACTTCTACCGGCTGGCCCTGGCCGATCGCACCAACGAGCCGGTGCACACGCCCTGGGACGCCTGGGGCAACCGGATCGATCACATCGAGGTGTCGCCGCTGTGGCGCGAGGCCGCGGGCCTCGCCGCCGAGCGCGGCCTCGTGGCCGCCGGGTACGACCGCGCCCGGGGCGCCCGGGCCCGGCTCGAGCAGTTCGCCCGGGTCCATGTGATCGGCCCGTCGCTCGACGTCTACAGCTGCCCCCTGGCCATGACCGACGGCGCGGCGCGCACGCTGCTCGACAGCGGCAACGCCGCGCTGATCGAGCGCGCCCTGCCCCGCCTCACCTCGACCGATCCCACGACCGCGTGGACCTCGGGCCAGTGGATGACCGAGCGCACCGGCGGCTCCGACGTCGGGCTGTCGGAGACCGTCGCGCGTCAGGACGCCGACGGCACCTGGCGCCTGACCGGCACCAAGTGGTTCACCTCGGCGACCACCGCCGAGATGGCGCTGACCCTGGGCCGCCCCGAGGGCAACCCCGCCGGCTCGGCCGGCCTCGCGCTCTACTACGTGCAGGTCAAGGACGCGGCCGGGCGCCTGGCGCCGGGCATCACGGTCAACCGGTTGAAGGACAAGCTCGGCACCCGCAAGGTGCCGACCGCCGAGCTCACGCTCGACGGCTGCGTCGCGATCCTGGTCGGCGCGCCCTCGGGCGGCGTCCGCGCGATCACGCCGATGCTGTCGTTGACCCGCACCTGGAACGCGGTGTCGTCGGTGTCGGGCATGCGCCGCGCGCTCGATCTGGCCCGCGACTTCGCGACCCGCCGGCGCGCGTTCGGCGCGCTGCTCAGCGCCAAGCCGCTCCACGTCGACACCCTGGCGGGGCTCGAGGCCGAGGCCGCGGCCGCGTTCATGCTCGCGTTCCGCGCGGTCACGGTGCTGGGCGCGTGCGAGCACGGCGGTGACGACGCCAGCCAGCAGCTGCTGCGCGCGCTGACGCCGATCGCCAAGCTCACCACCGCCAAGCAGGCCGTGGCGATCGCGTCCGAGGCGATCGAGAGCTGCGGCGGCGCCGGCTACGTCGAGGACACCGGCCTGCCGCGGCTCCTGGCCGACGCCCAGGTGCTGCCGATCTGGGAGGGCACCACCAACGTGCTGTCGCTCGACACCCTGCGCGCGCTCGGCAAGGGCGGCGCGCTCGAGACCCTGACCGGCGACGCCGCCGCCCACGCGCGCACCGTCACCGATCCCGGCCTGACGCCGGCGGTGGCGACCGCCGCGGCCGCGCTCGCGCACGCGCAGCGCTGGCTGGCCGCGACGATGGCGCGGCCCGACGCGCTCGAGGCCGGCGCCCGCCGCGTGGCCCTGACCTTGGGCCGCGCGCTCGAGCTGACCTACCTGGCCGCCCACGCGCAGTGGTGCCAGGACGCCGGCCACGCCGCCGCCGGCTTCGTCGCGGCCGCGACCCGGCGGTTCGCGCGCCACGGCGTCGATCTGATCGACGACGGCGACGATCACGCCGACGCCCGCGCGCTCACCGCGTGA
- a CDS encoding DUF4139 domain-containing protein: MIATRIDRVVVHPGGAVVTRVAEVEVAAPGEVVLAGLPWGLDDDSVQIAVAGPALAATVRIAVDVVAAEDGTAADDELRAAAATLAALVGERTAIKASLAALAGLAPVAPAGGRETRPDWGEVVAARRAVAQVAAARAAALRAEHAELERQVDAAQQAVTAAEERRARRSSAERVAGALTKAVVASVVPVGAGGVCAIACTYRVPGARWAPTYVARLIDGEVRLELRAVVAQATGEDWADVALELSTATAGRQVELPELPAIRIGRAQPTPARAGWRAPPVGVEDLYRDWDRGFSDRAPPAPPAPPPPPVDGFADDEGGFLEESTDEVAMDLDRVNVAPSAPPKVSAPPSAGAAAPAAMMAPLAKKSALGGMIGRGGGGAQDQRKRRAMAPAAKPVAAAAEASEISARDDLLEFGALYMPGPGAADRGRLRRVADERRWKVSAAAAVAAGDRVLERVRGLIDRAVPPGCREPSSGQYDYAFATSGRVDVGGDGAWHAIAVAAHAAPAAVVHVVTPAVAPEVYRVATVTNPLPAPLLTGPVDVYEGDELVLTAALAETPPGGVITIGLGVDAEVKVARNVRYREEAAGVLRGSLRLLHDVTIDVDHLGRAPIELEVRERVPIPAPDVDDVEVAIDEVVPIWEPWRPEPAPGHAPLRGGHRWRVRLASGERRALRLAYAIKIAGKHELVGGNRRDA, translated from the coding sequence ATGATCGCCACCCGTATCGATCGCGTCGTGGTCCACCCCGGCGGGGCGGTGGTCACCCGGGTGGCCGAGGTCGAGGTCGCCGCCCCAGGGGAGGTGGTGCTGGCTGGGCTGCCGTGGGGGCTCGACGACGACAGCGTCCAGATCGCGGTCGCGGGCCCCGCCTTGGCCGCCACGGTGAGGATCGCCGTCGACGTGGTCGCGGCCGAGGACGGCACGGCGGCGGACGACGAGCTGCGCGCCGCGGCCGCGACCCTGGCGGCGCTGGTCGGCGAGCGGACCGCGATCAAGGCCAGCCTGGCCGCGCTGGCCGGGCTGGCGCCGGTCGCGCCGGCCGGGGGGCGCGAGACCCGGCCGGACTGGGGCGAGGTGGTGGCGGCGCGGCGAGCGGTCGCGCAGGTGGCGGCCGCGCGGGCCGCCGCGCTGCGGGCCGAGCACGCCGAGCTCGAGCGCCAGGTCGACGCGGCCCAGCAGGCCGTGACCGCGGCTGAGGAGCGTCGGGCGAGGCGGTCGTCGGCCGAGCGGGTCGCGGGCGCGCTCACCAAGGCGGTGGTCGCGAGCGTCGTGCCCGTCGGCGCCGGCGGCGTCTGTGCGATCGCGTGCACGTACCGCGTGCCGGGCGCGCGCTGGGCGCCGACCTACGTCGCGCGGCTGATCGACGGCGAGGTCCGGCTCGAGCTGCGCGCGGTCGTGGCCCAGGCCACGGGCGAGGACTGGGCCGACGTCGCGCTCGAGCTGTCGACCGCGACCGCCGGGCGGCAGGTCGAGCTGCCCGAGCTGCCGGCGATCCGGATCGGGCGCGCCCAGCCGACCCCGGCCCGCGCGGGCTGGCGGGCGCCGCCGGTCGGCGTCGAGGACCTGTACCGAGACTGGGATCGCGGGTTCAGCGACCGCGCGCCGCCGGCTCCGCCGGCCCCGCCGCCGCCGCCGGTCGACGGGTTCGCCGACGACGAGGGCGGGTTTCTCGAGGAGTCGACCGACGAGGTCGCCATGGATCTCGACCGCGTGAACGTGGCCCCGTCCGCGCCGCCCAAGGTGAGCGCGCCGCCCTCGGCGGGCGCGGCGGCGCCCGCGGCGATGATGGCGCCGCTGGCCAAGAAGTCGGCGCTGGGTGGCATGATCGGTCGTGGCGGCGGCGGCGCCCAGGACCAGCGCAAGCGCCGCGCGATGGCGCCGGCGGCCAAGCCCGTGGCCGCCGCTGCGGAGGCCAGCGAGATCTCCGCGCGCGACGATCTGCTCGAGTTCGGCGCGCTGTACATGCCCGGGCCCGGGGCCGCCGACCGCGGGCGGCTGCGGCGCGTCGCCGACGAGCGACGGTGGAAGGTGTCCGCGGCCGCGGCCGTCGCCGCCGGCGATCGGGTGCTCGAGCGGGTGCGTGGCCTGATCGATCGCGCGGTCCCGCCGGGCTGCCGCGAGCCGAGCTCCGGCCAGTACGACTACGCGTTCGCGACCAGCGGGCGGGTCGACGTCGGCGGTGACGGCGCCTGGCACGCGATCGCGGTCGCGGCCCACGCCGCGCCGGCGGCGGTCGTGCACGTCGTGACCCCGGCGGTCGCGCCCGAGGTCTACCGGGTCGCGACCGTGACCAACCCGCTGCCGGCGCCGCTGCTGACCGGGCCGGTCGACGTCTACGAGGGCGACGAGCTGGTCCTGACCGCGGCCCTGGCGGAGACGCCCCCGGGCGGCGTCATCACGATCGGGCTCGGCGTCGACGCCGAGGTCAAGGTCGCGCGCAACGTGCGCTACCGCGAGGAGGCCGCGGGCGTGCTGCGCGGCTCGCTGCGGCTCCTGCACGACGTGACGATCGACGTCGATCACCTGGGGCGCGCGCCGATCGAGCTCGAGGTGCGCGAGCGCGTCCCGATCCCCGCGCCCGACGTCGACGACGTCGAGGTCGCGATCGACGAGGTCGTGCCGATCTGGGAGCCGTGGCGGCCCGAGCCGGCGCCGGGCCACGCGCCGCTGCGCGGCGGCCACCGCTGGCGCGTGCGCCTGGCCTCGGGCGAGCGGCGGGCGCTGCGCCTGGCGTACGCGATCAAGATCGCCGGCAAGCACGAGCTGGTCGGCGGCAACCGGAGGGACGCATGA